The following proteins are co-located in the Tardibacter chloracetimidivorans genome:
- a CDS encoding MBL fold metallo-hydrolase: protein MTAQPPLQAAIIPVTAFQQNCTLLWCTRTMKGAFVDPGGDLEKLKAAAAQHGVTIEKILITHGHIDHCGSAGILAEELGVPIEGPHEADRFWIARLADDGRGYGIPGRPFEPDRWLQDGDRVTVGELVLDVIHCPGHTPGHVVFHHPESRLALVGDVLFQGSIGRTDFPMGNHDDLIASITRKLWPLGGETAFVPGHGPMSSFAQERKTNPFVADQALGAQA from the coding sequence ATGACGGCGCAACCTCCTCTTCAGGCCGCGATCATCCCGGTGACCGCGTTTCAGCAGAATTGCACGCTTTTATGGTGCACGCGCACGATGAAGGGCGCGTTCGTCGATCCGGGCGGTGATCTGGAAAAGCTGAAGGCCGCCGCCGCGCAGCATGGCGTGACGATAGAGAAGATTCTCATCACCCATGGCCATATCGATCATTGCGGCTCGGCCGGAATCCTTGCCGAAGAACTGGGCGTGCCGATCGAAGGCCCGCATGAGGCGGACCGCTTCTGGATCGCGCGGCTGGCCGATGACGGGCGCGGTTACGGAATCCCCGGAAGGCCGTTCGAGCCGGACCGCTGGCTTCAGGACGGCGACCGGGTGACGGTGGGCGAACTGGTGCTGGATGTGATCCACTGCCCCGGCCACACGCCCGGCCATGTCGTGTTCCACCATCCCGAGTCGCGGCTGGCGTTGGTCGGCGACGTGCTGTTCCAGGGGTCCATCGGGCGCACCGACTTTCCCATGGGCAATCACGACGATCTGATCGCCTCGATCACGCGCAAGCTCTGGCCGCTGGGCGGGGAAACCGCCTTCGTGCCGGGCCACGGTCCGATGTCCAGCTTCGCGCAGGAGCGCAAGACGAACCCGTTCGTGGCCGATCAGGCGCTCGGCGCTCAGGCGTAG